In Bradyrhizobium paxllaeri, the genomic stretch CCCCATTGAAGGCTCATCGAGCAGGATCATCTTCGGGCGTGACATTAGCGCACGGCCGATCACGCACATCTGCTGTTCGCCGCCGGACGTATAACCCGCGATCGAACCACGCCGCTCCCCGAGACGGGGGAAATAGGCATAGACTCGCTCCAGATCCTGCGCGATCGCGGACTTGCCGTCCGTGCGTGTGAAGGCGCCGGTCAGGAGGTTCTCTTCGACAGTGAGGTGAGCGAAGCAACGCCGCCCCTCCATTACCTGAATGCAGCCACGCCGCACCACATCGCTTGGCGACAGAGACTGCACTTCGACGCCGTCGAACAGGATCGAGCCCCTGGTGACCTCACCCCGCTCCGCATGCAGCAGATTGGAGACCGCCTTCAGCGTCGTTGTCTTGCCCGCACCATTGGCGCCGAGAAGCGCGACGATGCCGCCCCGCGGCACATCCAGCGATACACCCTTCAACACCAGGATAACGTGATCGTACACTACCTCGATATTGTTGACCGACAGGAACGGTGCTGCCGCTTCTGTCGCCGTGGCGGCCTTGGGGGTTGACACGCTGCTCCCTCCAAACTGGTACGGCTTTCGGAAATATCCGGGAGGAAACGAACACTCCTCCCGGATCGCCGAGATGCTCTCAGCTCTCTTTCGAGCAGTCTCGCGGCTGAATCTTCTTGTCCGCGGCATACTTCGCGGACACTTCGTCGACGAGCGGTTCGGTGTCGGATTGGTTGGCCGTGTACCAGTCGGAGATGATTTTCCAACCCTTGCCGTCCCACTGCTGAACGCGCCCTTCCCGCGCGCCCTCGTGGTCGGAGCAGGAAATCTTGATCGGCTTCAACATGCCCTCGAAGCCGAGTTCCTTGAGCCGCACTTCAGAGAGGTTGAGATTCTCAAGGCCCCAACGGACCTGCTCGCCCGTCAGCGGCTTCTTGCCGAATTTTTCCTGCGCCTTGCGGACCCCCTCTACCCCGAGCATGGCGTTCACCATGCCGCGGTTGTAGAGAACCTCGCCGACCTTGCCGGGCTCCGACGCCCCCTTGCCCTTTGCATAGACGTGCTTCTCGATGTCGGCATGCACGGGGAATTTGCCTGCACCATGCTGAAGCATCAGCGCCTTGTAGCCGACGGCTTGATCGCCTGCGGGCTGTACATCCGGCTCCGCGCCCGACCACCAAACACCGATCATCTTGTCGCGTGGATAGGCAACGGCCGCCGCTTCCTTGACTGCCGTGCCGTTCATGACGCCCCAGCCCCAGACCAGGACATAGTCCGGCCGGTTCTGGCGGATCGCCAGCCATTGCGACTTCTGTTCGACGCCGGGATGCGTGACCGGGATCGGTGTGAACTCAAAGCCGTGCTTCTTGGCCAGCACCTGCAGCATCGGGATCGGCTCCTTACCGTATGGGCTGTCGTGATAGAGCAGCGAAATCTTCTTTCCTTTCAGCTTGTCGACGCCGCCCACCTCCTTGGTGACGTGCTGGATCGCGATATCGGCCGCGGACCAGTACGTGCCGAGCAGCGGAAAATTGTAGGCGAACACGGCTCCGTTCTTGGAATCGGCGCGGCCGTAGCCCATGGTGATAATCGGGATCTTGTCAGTCGCGGTCTTCTCGGTGAGGGCGAATGTAATGCCGGTTGACAGCGGATTGACGAAGGCCGCGCCGGTCGGGCCCTTCCCTTTGAGACGCTCGTAACATTCAACGCCCTTGTCGGTGGCGTAGCCGGTTTCGCATTCCTCGACTAGAAGCCTGACGCCGTTGATGCCACCGTCCCGCTCGTTGACGAGGTTGTAGTAGTCGGCCACGCCGTTTGCGTACGGCACGCCATTCACGGCGTACGCACCCGTCCGGTAGGATAGTATCGGGATGAACTGCTCGTTCTGCGCCGCAGCGGGAGAGTCAAACGCTCCACCTGAAAGTATGGCTGCGGCCAGTATCAATTTGTTGCGTACCATGTGAGTCTCCTCCTCGTTCAGCCCGTTTCTTGTCGTACCGGGTCTTGTTTTCGCGGGGCTTCCTTTCCTCCTTTTGCCAACGACCGCCGCTCCGCTTTGCGATCCTCGGCTTGCTTCGCACTTCCCCCTTCAGTAGGGAAACGGCCACAGTCTAAGCTTCTCCTTGCCAATCGATATGAGCCGGGCAAACCCATGTGGCTCCTTGATGAGAAGGTAGCAGATCAACGATCCAAAGATGATGAACTCCAGATGAGTAATCGTCTCTGTTGATAGCGGCACACCGAGCTGGGTTGGAAGCAGGTTCAGCATGATCGGCAGGATGAGGATAAAGGCCGCGCCGACGAACGAACCCATGATCGATCCCAACCCGCCGATGATCACCATGAACAGAAGCTGCAGCGAGCGCTCGATCGAGAAGGCGAGCGGCTCCCACGACCCCAGATAGACGAACGCCCAGAGGGCGCCCGCCACGCCGATGATAAATGAAGAAACCGCGAAAGCCGTAAGCTTCGCGTAAAGTGGCCGGATGCCGATCAGCTCTGCGGCTATGTCCATGTCGCGGATTGCCATCCATTGTCTGCCGAGATTGCCGCGAACGAGGTTCTTCGCCAGAACTGCGAACACGGTTACGAAGATCAGGCACAGCAGATAGCGCTCGATCGGAGTGCGCACGGTCAGGCCGAAGAACTCCAGTGCCGGAGCATTGACCGATCCTGAGGGCGCGTAATTGGTGAACCACGGCACTCGCAGGAAAACCCAGTCGAAGAAGAACTGCGCCGCGAGTGTTGCGACCGCCAGATAGAGACCCTTGATCCGTAGACTGGGAATACCGAAGAGGATTCCGACGACCGCCGCCATCAGCCCGCCGAGCAGAATGGATGCCAGCACTGGCAGCGGCGGGATCGAAATCGCGAAGCCAAGCCAAGCAAGCGGAATATGAACACCGGTCCCCAGCTTGTAGGCAGAATAGGCGCCGATAGCCATGAACGCGCCGCTGCCGAGCGAGATCTGGCCGCAGTAACCGACGAGAATGTTTGCGCCGATTGCGGCGAGCGCGAGGATCAGGAAGGGCAGCAGAATTGCCCACAGCAGATACTCGCTGGCGAACGGCCAAATGCGGAAGTTCGCCAGCACCGGCACCCCGACGAAGGCAATCGTGAGCAGGATACCGAGCGCAATACGATCCTGGCGGATGGGGAAAATCGCCATGTCCGCCGCGTAGGTCGTCTTGAACTGGCCTGCCTCGCGATAAAGCATAACTAGGCCCTCGTCTCAGATACGCTCGATGATACGCTCACCAAATAACCCTTGCGGCCGCACGAGCAGCACCGCCAACGCCAGCACATAGGCGAACCAATATTCGATACCGCCACCAATATGCGCCCCCAGGAACACCTCGGCGATCTTCTCGCCCGCACCCACAATAAGCCCGCCGACGATGGCTCCGGGGACCGAGGTAAGGCCTCCAATGATCAGAACCGGCAAGGCCTTCAGCGCGAGAAACGTGATGGAGAACTGCACACCCAGCTTGGTACCCCACACGGTCGCCGCAACCAGCGCAACGAGACCGGCAACAAGCCAGACCACAAACCAGATCCAGCTGATTGGAATCCCGACCGACTGCGCCGCCAGGTGGTCGTCGGCAACCGCCCTGAGTGCTCGACCGGTCTTGGTACGCTGGAAGAAGATCGCGAGACCCGCTACCAGAATTCCGGCGATAAAGGCGCCCCAGACATCCAGCTTGTTGACCAGAATTCCACCCGGAAAGTGACTTTCGAACAGGAGCCAGACGTCCGTCGGGAACAGCCGCAACGGGTAAACATCGGAACCGAAGATCATCTGCGCCGCGCCTTCGAGGACGAATGTCACGCCTATGGTGGACATGAACAGCGTGAGCGCGTCCTGATTGACAAGAGGCCCGATCACGAACCACTCGATCAGCCTGGCCGTTATCGCCATGACCACGGCGGCAAAGCCAATGCCGAGGATGATCGCAGTCCAAAGCGAGAAGCCCCAGACCACCAGCAGGTCGAGCGAGCGAACCAGCGCAAGCGCGGCGAGCAACACCATTGCGCCTTGCGCAAAATTAAAGACACCGGATGCCTTGAAGATCAACACGAAGCCAAGTGCGACCAGCGAGTACAGCACGCCGGACATCAATCCGCCGATCAGCACTTCGAGAAATTGGCCCAATGCGATCACGTAATGCTCCTTAGTGCGCGACGCCGAGATACGCGTCGATGACGCCCTGATTCTTCTTGACCTCATCCGGCGTGCCGTCGGCGATCTTCACGCCATGATCGAGCACCACCACGCGATGGGAGAGATCCATCACCACAGCCATATCGTGCTCGATCAGCGCAATAGTCGTGCCGTAATGATTGTTCACGTCGATGATGAACCGTGACATGTCCTCCTTCTCCTCGAGATTCATGCCTGCCATCGGCTCGTCGAGGAGAAGAAGGTCGGGCTCCATCGCAAGGGCGCGGCCAAGTTCGACGCGTTTCTGCAGGCCATATGGCAAACGCGCAACCGGCACCTTCCGGATCGCCTCGATTTCCAGAAAATCGACAATCTCCTCGACCCGCTGCCGATGCTCGATCTCCTCCACCAGCGCAGGGCCATAGCGCAGCATCTGCCACAGCAGGCCGCGGCGCATCCTCAAGGTGCGGCCTGCCATAATATTGTCGAGCGCGCTCATCCCCTTGAACAGGGCAACGTTCTGAAACGTGCGCGCGATGCCGCCGCGCGACGCCTCGAAAGGCTGCATCTTGGCGCGGGTCAGTCCCTTGAAGGTGATGGCGCCATGATCGGGATGGTAGAAACCATTGATGACGTTGAGCATCGAGGTTTTGCCGGCACCGTTCGGTCCGATGATGGCACGAATTTCGCCTTTCACGATATCGAATGAAACGTCCGTCAGCGCTTTCACGCCGCCAAACGCCAGCGATACGCCCTCGACCCGCAGCAGGATTTCGTTCGTGCCCGGCGTCCTCATGCGGCCTTCCCCAGAGATTCTGACGAGCGAGATATTTCCAGGTCGCGAATCTTGACCCGCGCCGCAATCACACCCTTGCGGCCATCCTCAAAGGTGACTTCGGTGGAAATGTCGGCTTCATGCGAACCGTCGTAGAGCGCCGTGATCAGTCGTGCATAACGCTCGGCGATGAACCCACGGCGAACTTTCTGCGTGCGGGTCAATTCGCCGTCATCTGCGTCGAGCTCCTTATGCAAAATGAGAAAGCGACGAATTTGCGCGCCCGTCATCACCTTTTCCTCCGCGAGGGAGCGGTTCACCTCGGCAACATCTTTCGCCACGATGTCGTAGACCAGCGGATGCCCCGCCAGCTCCTGATAGGAACCGTATGCGACGTTGTTGCGTTCGGCCCAGTTCGCCACAGCGATCGGGTCGATATTGAGAAAGGCGCAAACGAAATCCCTGGAGTCGCCGTAAACCACCGCTTCCTTGATGTTGGGAAAAAATTTTAGCTTGTTCTCAAGATACTTCGGCGCAAACATCGTGCCGTCGGCCAGCCGGCCGACATCGTTCGCACGATCGATGATCTTCAGGTGTCCGGTCTTCTCGTCGAAGAAACCGGCGTCGCCGGTCTTGACGTAGCCGTCGGACGTCATGGCCTCCGCGGTCTTCGCCTGATCCTTGAAATATCCGACTAACATGCCCGGTGAGCGGAACTGCACCTCACCTGTTTCCGCAATGCGGATGTCGACGTTCGGTGCAGCCGGACCGACCGTATCGGAGTAGATCTGACCGTCAGGCTGGCAGGTTAGGTAAAGGAACGCTTCGGTCTGACCGTAGAGTTGCTTCAGGTTCAATCCGATCGAGCGGTAGAACGCGAACAGATCCGGGCCGATGGCCTCACCTGCCGTGTAGGCGACGCGCACGCGCGACAGGCCAAGAACGTTCTTTAGGGGCTCGTAGACCATCAAGCGCCCGAGCGCATAAAGCAGCCGGCCGGACAGCGGCACCGGCTTTCCGGTCAAAATCGACTCGCCATACCTCCGCGCAATGCCAAGGAAGTAGTTGAACATGCGCCGCTTGATGGCTGCAGCGTCTTCCATGCGGATCATCACTCGCGTCAGCATGGCCTCGAAACCTCGCGGCGGCGCGAAATAGAAGGTTGGTCCGATCTCGCGCCGATCCTGCTCGATCGTCCCACCGCTCTCGGGACACGCCATGCAGAATCCGGCGACAATGCCTTGTGCATAGTTGAGGTAATGATCACCAACCCAGGCGAGCGGCAGGTAGGCGAGCGCCACGTCCTTTTCAGTCAGGTTGTCGAACCTGACGGTATCAGTCGCGGCGTCGATACAGCCTCGCGCCGACAGCATGACACCCTTCGACGCGCCGGTGGTTCCCGACGTGTAGAGGATAATTGAGATGTCAGAACCTTCACCCTGCCGGATGAACTCATCGATCTGCCTGCCGAGCCCCGCGCTGACCGCAAGCGCGGCGCGGCCGTCTTCGATGACATCGCGGATTGCGATCAATCGGTCGTGGTCGTAGTCATCGAGGCCACGCTGCTCGTCATAGACAATCTTTTCGACATGCGGCACACGGTCGGATACCGACAGAACCTTATCGACCTGCTCCTGATCCTGCGCTGCAACAATTTTCGCCTCGGCATGAGCGAGGACGTAAGCGAGTTCGTCAGCCACCGCATCCGAGTAGACCGGAACCGGAATCACGCGCAGCGCTTGCGCTGCCATGAGCGTCCAATAGAGCTTCGGACGGTTGGAGCCAACGATGGCGATCGTGTCGCCTGGCCGCAGTCCAAGTCGATGCAAACCCGCGGCGTAAGCGCGCACGATCTCTGCAACCTGAGACCAGGTCCACGTCTGCCAGATGCCGAGATCCTTATGCCGAAACGCAGGACGGCTGCTAAACTGCGCGGCATTTCGCGCCAGCAGCTTGGGGAACGTGTCAAACGATCCGCCAACGGCCATGTCGGTCTCGATGCCAAAAACCGGCACGTTGGTTCGCGCCTGCTTATTGTGACGCTGCTGCGCCCTTCGGGGAGCAGCCATGCGAATTTCACACATATTACAACGGATCGAAAGTCCTACAAAGTCCCGCCTTTACCAACCCGAACCCGTTATTGGGTAATCAGTTGGTATAAGTGCGAAAGCTGGCGACCAACGGTGGCGTAGCTTCGCTCTACTTGCAGTGGCAAGTCTTCGAGGATACTGACTGTAAGTCAGCTGCAGGCCGCCCTGATATGCCCACGCGCTCCCGTGCCTGTCCGCGATTGAGACCGCGCTGACGGGGGCCGTTCGAATTCCATGTCCCCTCTGATCTCCATCTCAAGTCACACGGTGAAAGCCTTTCTCGACGGTGTTGCGCCTAGCGAGATGACGACAGTCATGGCACGAGCGGCATTAACAGCGTGACAGCCGAGGAGTTTCTCGGCGAGAAGCAGCCACAGGAGACGGTTCCTTGGTGAAGTTCACCAGGAATTTGCGGGCCTGAAAGAAGTACAGTTTCCAATCGTCCTTCGAGTAGACGTCCGGTAATGCTTCGAGAGCGGAAGCGCGGCTCGGCACATAGCCGGAATCTGGGTTCTTAATGGGGGCACGCAACCATCTCAAATTGCTGTTCCAGACAGCGGCTTGAACCGCGAAGCAATCTTCAGGGTCCACGTATCCAGCTTGGAAGTCTCCGGTTTCTCCCAATGCTTTCAAAAGCCATTCTGACATTTCTCAGCATTATGGGCATTTGAGATCACTAGAGAATTTCTCTTTGTCGAATGACAATTACCCGGCGTTGGTCAGTGTTCGGCCGATTGCCGGTTCATTTTCTCCAAAAGGCCGCGCATCGCGTCGATCTGCTTGCCGAAGCCTGCCCAATCCCCGGACCTCAACAGCTCCATTGCCTGGTTGTAGCGATCGAGCGCCTCCCGCGCCTCCTGCGCCCTGCTTTCCGCAGGACTCGCACGTGGCATTTCCGTTGCAGTACTCGGCGATGCCGGCGACGCGTTAGTTTCTATGAAAAGCTCGGACAAGGCCTCGGCAAGTGTCTCTTTCATGACGACATTTTCGCCATACGCCGCGATAACGCGCTTGAGCTCCGGCAATTGTCCGTGGACCGCGCGCAGATACAGCGGCGATACATAGAGGATCGAATTCTCGATCGGGATCACCAGGAGGTTTCCGCGGATCACCCGCGAGCCCATCTGGTTCCACAGTGATATTTGCTGGGAGATCTCCGTGTTCTGATGAATGCGCGCCTCGATCTGGAACGGTCCGTAGACGAGCTTCTCCTTGGGAAATTCGTAGACGATCAGTTTGCCATAGTCGGGGGCGTCGCAGCGCGCTGCCAGCCATGCGATCATGTTGTCGCGTCGGCTTGGCACCATGGGGAGCATGATAAAGAACTCGGCCTGGGCTTCTCCGGGCAGCCGCATCACGATGTAGTAAGGGACCATCGGCGTGACGCCGCCGTCACCAGCCGGCTGGCGCGGAAACTGCCAAAGATCCTCGCGGTTATAGAAAACGTCGGCAGATGCCATGTGATAGGTCTGGTAAAGCTGCGCCTGAATCAGGAAGAGATCCTCGGGATAGCGAATGTGCTTTTGCAGGTCGGGCGGCATGGCCGCGAACGGCTTGAACAACCCCGGAAAGATTCGCTGGTAGGTGCCGGCGATCGGGTCCGTCTGGTCCATCAGATAAAAGTCGACGCTGCCGTTATAGGCGTCGATGACGGCTTTCACGGAATTGCGGATGTAGTTGAGATTGCGGCTGGGCGCAGGCTGCGCAGAGGGAAAATAGTCGCTGGTCGTATAGGCGTCCTGGATCCAGAACATCCGCCCCTCGCTGATGACCAGATAGGGGTCGCGGTCGAGACTGAGGAACGGGGCGATCGTGCGAACCCGTTCCCCGACATTGCGCCGGATCATGATCCGGCTGTCGTCAGTGATGTAGCTGGAGAGCAGCAGGTTCATGTCGTTGAAGTGGTGGGCGAAGATGATCTTTCGCAGCACCCCCGGCAGCGGGACGCCGCCGGCACCGTCGTAGGACGCGTAGACGTTTTCATTCCCCTTCGGATAGTCGAATTCCGGCGTGGCCGTCCTGACGAGGACGTAGTTGCTCTTTTCTTGTCCATAATAGATGCGCGGTTCGCGGATTTCGAGGCCACCCTCCGCAACTGGAGGAATGTCGCGCAGGTAGAGCAGCGGAAGCCCCTCGGCGCTCTTGTGCGTTACCGGGCTCATCACTGCCCCATTGCCGTGGGTGAACAGCAAATGGAGGTTGACCCAGGTCTGGGCGTTAGGCGGCAGCAGCGAGGATCTGAGCTCGCGTGCCGAGAGCATCACGCTCTGGTAGGTGCCGCGAAACCAGTAGCGGTCGACATCCAGGTCGCTTAATTTGTAGTAGGTGCGTATCTCCTGCAGCTGCGCGTAGGTATCCGCCAGCGGCTGCCCGTCCCACAATCTGATGTTCTCGATGGTCGCCTTGTTGGCTTCGAGTGTGCGGACGGTAAGGTTCTGTTCGGCCGGGAATGGCTTCGCCGCGATCCGATCGAGATTATAGGCCTCCCGGGTCAGGCGGATGCTGCGTTCGATATAGGGCCGCTCCAGCTCCAGTTCGTTCGGTTTGACGTAGAACCGCTGGAACAACATCGGGAGCACGCCGGACAGCAGGAAGGCGCCGCCAAAGACGAGCAGCAGCGCGGCGGTGGGGAGGCGGTAGGTGCGCACCCACATGTTCGCCCAGGCGGCCAGGGCTGCGGCGACCGAGAGTCCGATCAGCAACCAGAGGACGGGCAGGTCCACATGGATATCGGTGTAGCTCGCGCCAACCACCACGCCATTGTCTCCGTAGAGCAGCAAATAGCGGTCGAGCCAGTAGGACCATGCCTTCACCGCAAAGAGCAGGCCGAGCAGCGCCGAGCCGTGGACAACCGCAGTCGGCGAAATCGACCGCCGCTGGACCTGGTATTCGATGTCGCCATGCACCCAGTAGATCATTGCGGCGAAAAGCGCACTCATGAACAGCGTCAAGAATGCCCAATTCCTGATGGCGACATAGGCGGGCAGAGAAAACAGATAGAATCCAATTTCCTTGTCATACAGCGGATCGTTCGCGCCATATGGCACGTGATAGACGAACTGCAGAATGATGCTCCAGTTGCCGACCTCCGCCCAGGCGACAAGCAGCGCGAGGAGTCCGGCACCGCCAGCAATGGCGCGGGACCATGGCAACCGATCGCGTATGAATTCTAACGGATCGGGCGGCATCGCAGCCACGAGATTCCAGACGAGACCGGCGGGAAGCCGGCTTCGCCGTCGTCGAGCAAGGTAAAGTGCGAGCCCGGCGTTTGCCCACACGATGGCGGCGGTTGCCGCGCAGACGACGGAAAAGACTCCGGCCTTCGCGCCGATCGACGTCCAAAATACCTGCGAGTAGCCGACCGCGGAGAACCACATCCAGTCGACTAGGATGTCGCCGACGAGCGCGAGAAGGATCAGGCAAATTCCGGCGAAGATGGCAGTCACAATCAGCCCGACCACAGCGTTTCGCCGTGGTGACTTCCGCTCGGGCCCGGTAATCCCGATCGTCATGAACAAATTATAGCAGAACGAGAAAGGTGGCGGCGCCTGTCGTGGGCCCTAGCACCTGTTTTTTTGCAACGGCCTTCCTACATCCAAGAAGAGGCGCGCGCATGCCTTACGCGCGCCCAATCGGGAGAGTGCGCCATGAGCCGTGGTCTCGCGACGCAGTTGCACTTGTGCGCCTTCACCAGCAGCAGGGGTGACATGCCGAGCCGGCGCGAGCGAGGATCGCGGCAGGAGCGCTTGTCATGACCGATTTCGCTGGCCTTGAATCCCGCTTCGGCGCGGGAAATTACGCGCCATTGCCGGTGACGATCGTCCGCGGGGATGGCGTCTACGTGTGGGACGAGGCCGGCCGGCGCTACATCGACATGATGGGAGCGTATTCGGCGGCGAGCTTTGGCCATTGCCATCCGCGCCTCGTCAAGGCGCTGACCGAACAGGCGCAGCGTCTGGATACGATCTCGCGCGCTTATTTCAGCGATCGGCTGGGGCCTTTCCTCGCCAGGGCGTGCGAGCTGACCGGTATGGACGCCGCGTTGCCAATGAACAGCGGCGCTGAAGCCGTCGAGACAGCGCTCAAGGCGGCACGTAAATGGGCCTATAAGGTCAAGGGTGTGCCGACTGACCGGGCCGGAATCATTGCCGCGGAGGGAAACTTCCACGGCCGTACCATCTCGATCATTGGTTTTTCTTCGCAAGCCCGATATCGCGACGGCTTCGGACCATTCCCGGCCGGCTTCACGCGCGTGCCGTTCGGCGACGCATCGGCGCTCGCCGCGGCCGTTACCCCTGACACTGCGGCCTTTCTGGTCGAACCAATTCAAGGCGAAGGCGGGATCAACGTGCCGCCGCCTGGATATCTCACTGAGGCCGCGCGAATCTGCAAAGCGAACAACGTGCTGCTGCTGTGCGACGAGATCCAGAGTGGTCTGGGACGCACCGGTCGACTGCTCGCGTGCCAGCACGAAGGCGTAACGCCCGATGGTCTGATGCTCGGCAAGGCGCTCGGCGGCGGGATGTTGCCGGTTTCGCTTTTCCTCGCCCGTCGCGAGGTCATGCAGGTTTTCACTCCCGGTGACCACGGCAGCACGTTCGGAGGCAACCCGATTGCATCAGCGGTTGGATTGGCCGCCCTCGACACTCTGATCGACGAGCGATTGATTGAACGTGCCGCGACTGTCGGCGCGCATCTCCTCAATCGGCTCTCTGCGATCAAAAATCCGATCATTCGCGAGGTGCGCGGTCGCGGTCTGTTCGCCGGGGTCGAGTTACACAGCAACATGGCACGCGCCGGTACGGTGATCGGGCACTTGCTTCAGGCGGGAGTTCTGACCAAAGATACCCACCGGAACACGATACGCTTTGCGCCCCCCTTGATTATCGACGAATCACAGGTGGATTGGGCCGTAGAGCGATTGACCGAAGTGCTGGACGAGCTCGCCGCATCGACGGTTCAGGCCTAGCGGCCGCCAATGTTGGGCAAGCCCGCTCCGATCCCGTCGCGGCGCCGGTCGACCGTCGGGTCCATGACGACGCACCAGTGGTGAAAGACTCCCACATGAACTTGCGAATTTGAGACATGGTCGCTACCAGCGGGCGCACCGTCACCGTATTCGGCGGAACCGGATTTCTCGGCCGCCGCGTCGTTCAACGTCTGAGCCATCGCGGATTCCCGGTTCGGATTGCGTCAAGGCATCCGGATCGCAGAAATAGTCAGCCTGGCCGCGACGATCCGCAACTTCAATCCGTAGAGGCCAATGTTCACGACGAGCGATCGGTCGCGGATGCGCTTGCCGGCGCTTACGGCGTTGTAAATGCAGTCAGTCTTTACGTCGAGCACGGACTGGACACTTTTCATTCCGTTCACGTCGAATCTGCCCGACGAGTGGCAGTGCAAGCGCGCCGGGCCGGTGTCGAACGGCTCGTTCATGTTTCAGGAATAGGCGCGGATGCCGCGTCACAATCGCGGTACATCCGAAAGCGCGGCGAAGGCGAACTTGCGGTCCGGGCCGCGTTCCCTGATGCAACTTTCATCCGACCGGCGGTGATGTTTGGATCGGACGACGCGTTTCTCACAACCATCCTTACACTGCTCCGCCGGCTTCCGATCTATCCGATGTTCGGCCGCGGCCAGACCAGATTGCAGCCGGTCTATGTGGAGGATGTTGCCGAGGCGATTGGCCGGATCATGCAGCGAGCGCAGAGGCCTTCAGCGATCTTCGAATTCGGCGGCCCTCGCGTC encodes the following:
- a CDS encoding ABC transporter ATP-binding protein, with product MSTPKAATATEAAAPFLSVNNIEVVYDHVILVLKGVSLDVPRGGIVALLGANGAGKTTTLKAVSNLLHAERGEVTRGSILFDGVEVQSLSPSDVVRRGCIQVMEGRRCFAHLTVEENLLTGAFTRTDGKSAIAQDLERVYAYFPRLGERRGSIAGYTSGGEQQMCVIGRALMSRPKMILLDEPSMGLAPRIVEEIFEIVKDLNVKESVSFLLAEQNTNMALKYASHGYILENGRVVMDGEARALAANEDVKEFYLGVAGERRKSFRDVKHYKRRKRWLV
- a CDS encoding ABC transporter substrate-binding protein; protein product: MVRNKLILAAAILSGGAFDSPAAAQNEQFIPILSYRTGAYAVNGVPYANGVADYYNLVNERDGGINGVRLLVEECETGYATDKGVECYERLKGKGPTGAAFVNPLSTGITFALTEKTATDKIPIITMGYGRADSKNGAVFAYNFPLLGTYWSAADIAIQHVTKEVGGVDKLKGKKISLLYHDSPYGKEPIPMLQVLAKKHGFEFTPIPVTHPGVEQKSQWLAIRQNRPDYVLVWGWGVMNGTAVKEAAAVAYPRDKMIGVWWSGAEPDVQPAGDQAVGYKALMLQHGAGKFPVHADIEKHVYAKGKGASEPGKVGEVLYNRGMVNAMLGVEGVRKAQEKFGKKPLTGEQVRWGLENLNLSEVRLKELGFEGMLKPIKISCSDHEGAREGRVQQWDGKGWKIISDWYTANQSDTEPLVDEVSAKYAADKKIQPRDCSKES
- a CDS encoding branched-chain amino acid ABC transporter permease, yielding MLYREAGQFKTTYAADMAIFPIRQDRIALGILLTIAFVGVPVLANFRIWPFASEYLLWAILLPFLILALAAIGANILVGYCGQISLGSGAFMAIGAYSAYKLGTGVHIPLAWLGFAISIPPLPVLASILLGGLMAAVVGILFGIPSLRIKGLYLAVATLAAQFFFDWVFLRVPWFTNYAPSGSVNAPALEFFGLTVRTPIERYLLCLIFVTVFAVLAKNLVRGNLGRQWMAIRDMDIAAELIGIRPLYAKLTAFAVSSFIIGVAGALWAFVYLGSWEPLAFSIERSLQLLFMVIIGGLGSIMGSFVGAAFILILPIMLNLLPTQLGVPLSTETITHLEFIIFGSLICYLLIKEPHGFARLISIGKEKLRLWPFPY
- a CDS encoding branched-chain amino acid ABC transporter permease, translating into MSGVLYSLVALGFVLIFKASGVFNFAQGAMVLLAALALVRSLDLLVVWGFSLWTAIILGIGFAAVVMAITARLIEWFVIGPLVNQDALTLFMSTIGVTFVLEGAAQMIFGSDVYPLRLFPTDVWLLFESHFPGGILVNKLDVWGAFIAGILVAGLAIFFQRTKTGRALRAVADDHLAAQSVGIPISWIWFVVWLVAGLVALVAATVWGTKLGVQFSITFLALKALPVLIIGGLTSVPGAIVGGLIVGAGEKIAEVFLGAHIGGGIEYWFAYVLALAVLLVRPQGLFGERIIERI
- a CDS encoding ABC transporter ATP-binding protein, translated to MRTPGTNEILLRVEGVSLAFGGVKALTDVSFDIVKGEIRAIIGPNGAGKTSMLNVINGFYHPDHGAITFKGLTRAKMQPFEASRGGIARTFQNVALFKGMSALDNIMAGRTLRMRRGLLWQMLRYGPALVEEIEHRQRVEEIVDFLEIEAIRKVPVARLPYGLQKRVELGRALAMEPDLLLLDEPMAGMNLEEKEDMSRFIIDVNNHYGTTIALIEHDMAVVMDLSHRVVVLDHGVKIADGTPDEVKKNQGVIDAYLGVAH
- a CDS encoding AMP-binding protein, producing MAVGGSFDTFPKLLARNAAQFSSRPAFRHKDLGIWQTWTWSQVAEIVRAYAAGLHRLGLRPGDTIAIVGSNRPKLYWTLMAAQALRVIPVPVYSDAVADELAYVLAHAEAKIVAAQDQEQVDKVLSVSDRVPHVEKIVYDEQRGLDDYDHDRLIAIRDVIEDGRAALAVSAGLGRQIDEFIRQGEGSDISIILYTSGTTGASKGVMLSARGCIDAATDTVRFDNLTEKDVALAYLPLAWVGDHYLNYAQGIVAGFCMACPESGGTIEQDRREIGPTFYFAPPRGFEAMLTRVMIRMEDAAAIKRRMFNYFLGIARRYGESILTGKPVPLSGRLLYALGRLMVYEPLKNVLGLSRVRVAYTAGEAIGPDLFAFYRSIGLNLKQLYGQTEAFLYLTCQPDGQIYSDTVGPAAPNVDIRIAETGEVQFRSPGMLVGYFKDQAKTAEAMTSDGYVKTGDAGFFDEKTGHLKIIDRANDVGRLADGTMFAPKYLENKLKFFPNIKEAVVYGDSRDFVCAFLNIDPIAVANWAERNNVAYGSYQELAGHPLVYDIVAKDVAEVNRSLAEEKVMTGAQIRRFLILHKELDADDGELTRTQKVRRGFIAERYARLITALYDGSHEADISTEVTFEDGRKGVIAARVKIRDLEISRSSESLGKAA